One window from the genome of Labeo rohita strain BAU-BD-2019 chromosome 10, IGBB_LRoh.1.0, whole genome shotgun sequence encodes:
- the parm1 gene encoding prostate androgen-regulated mucin-like protein 1 homolog — protein MKMHVSTLLILAGWMLFGGSTQTTQPSPTTVATTLTSHVPTSLAQTHATPAKTTEAQSTTESVSTTHKTSEATTESAHTERMSTTNNSTSAQTTLNTTTTNNASFTSSATDLTSSANNATNASTTVTTSLGTETQTTSSLETQTSQTTLGSTKPVITTAKSTPMTVTNVTNATVPATSEALTPTTTVTMTTTVLSTSKVLAPTTAKTTTKATKNTVTAESKHTNSGEEEKKDPEALSSGSVAAIVIGFLAIVLILLVGAYYFKIRRSSYGRLLDDGEQSSVGNFLNPMFDG, from the exons ATGAAGATGCACGTTTCAACGTTGTTGATACTAGCAG GTTGGATGTTATTTGGAGGCAGCACACAGACCACTCAACCATCACCAACTACAGTTGCAACTACACTTACCTCACATGTACCGACATCACTTGCACAAACGCACGCGACGCCAGCAAAAACCACTGAGGCACAATCAACGACTGAATCTGTCTCTACGACCCACAAAACAAGTGAAGCAACAACTGAGTCCGCACATACTGAGAGAATGAGCACAACGAACAACTCCACATCAGCTCAGACAACATTAAACACAACCACTACCAATAACGCTAGCTTTACCTCTTCAGCGACTGATCTCACCAGCTCAGCCAATAATGCGACCAATGCGTCGACCACAGTCACAACGAGTTTGGGGACTGAAACTCAGACAACATCCTCTTTAGAGACTCAGACCTCACAAACAACACTGGGAAGCACAAAACCGGTTATAACAACTGCCAAAAGCACACCTATGACGGTTACTAACGTTACGAATGCAACAGTTCCCGCTACTTCTGAAGCGTTAACACCTACAACGACAGTTACTATGACTACAACGGTTCTCTCTACTTCTAAAGTGTTAGCACCtacaacagcaaaaacaacaacaaaagcaacCAAAAATACTGTGACGGCGGagtcaaaacacacaaattcTGGTGAGGAAGAAAAGAAGGATCCAGAGGCTCTGAGCTCAG GAAGTGTCGCTGCCATTGTAATTGGCTTCCTTGCCATTGTACTAATTTTACTTGTTGGCGCTTACTACTTCAAAATACG ACGCTCTTCCTACGGACGCCTTTTGGATGATGGTGAACAGAGCTCTGTGGGGAATTTTCTTAACCCAATGTTTGATGGCTAA
- the cldn23.2 gene encoding claudin-23, whose translation MRTPGIFIFGMVLAPCGWILELTSTVAPAWRTINNIPGESSDLVLQQGLWDICKTFTSSRDIQCNQQDTQYFSAQIIQIARGLMLSSLILNLIAIGVASAGVRCWTDKPQWTVAGVGGLLIFISGVLTIIPVAWYTHIMTSIFSTSTDVRVGYCLVLGFIGGIMEVLGGLVMSFGLCRCCSRRNRNERPRTFAVKPTRNPSPPHRAPTVSSVSSISSVSSVPYYSKQSEMDFTRAKRQQDSRPANSTAYKARPYDTDL comes from the coding sequence ATGCGAACTCCTGGGATTTTTATTTTCGGGATGGTGCTCGCACCCTGCGGGTGGATCCTGGAGCTGACCAGCACCGTGGCACCCGCCTGGCGCACGATCAACAACATCCCGGGAGAATCCAGCGACCTGGTTCTCCAACAAGGACTATGGGACATCTGCAAAACTTTCACATCGTCCCGGGATATTCAATGCAACCAACAGGACACGCAATACTTCAGCGCTCAGATCATCCAGATTGCGAGAGGTTTGATGTTATCGTCGCTCATTCTCAATCTCATTGCCATCGGCGTAGCATCAGCTGGAGTCCGATGCTGGACTGATAAACCGCAGTGGACGGTCGCTGGGGTCGGAGGTCTTCTCATCTTCATCTCAGGGGTTCTCACCATCATCCCAGTGGCTTGGTACACTCACATCATGACCTCCATCTTCTCCACATCCACTGATGTTCGTGTGGGATACTGCCTGGTGCTGGGCTTCATCGGTGGCATCATGGAGGTTCTCGGAGGACTAGTGATGTCCTTCGGCTTGTGTCGGTGCTGCAGCCGTCGGAATCGCAATGAAAGGCCGAGGACATTCGCGGTGAAGCCCACGCGCAATCCATCTCCACCGCACAGAGCCCCCACGGTGTCCAGCGTCAGCAGCATCAGCAGCGTCAGCAGCGTCCCGTATTACTCCAAACAAAGTGAGATGGACTTCACAAGAGCCAAGAGACAACAAGACAGCAGACCGGCGAATAGTACTGCGTATAAAGCACGACCTTACGACACCGATTTGTGA